From Chthonomonas sp., the proteins below share one genomic window:
- a CDS encoding adenine phosphoribosyltransferase produces the protein MPELIAQSLIRDVPDFPKAGIVFKDITPVLQSPAGTQQVVEEMAALARVHQPDVIIGIESRGFLFGVPLAMALGLPFSMARKLGKLPYDRISEEYELEYGTNTIEMHTDAVNPGQRAYIVDDLLATGGTAAAAARLVERLNGQACGFGFMVELSFLGGREKLGDMPVDALIRY, from the coding sequence ATGCCCGAACTGATCGCTCAGTCCCTGATTCGCGACGTGCCGGACTTTCCGAAGGCCGGCATTGTCTTTAAGGACATCACCCCCGTCCTCCAAAGTCCCGCTGGAACCCAGCAAGTGGTGGAAGAAATGGCCGCCCTCGCCCGCGTTCACCAGCCGGACGTGATCATCGGCATCGAAAGCCGCGGATTCCTTTTTGGTGTGCCCCTCGCCATGGCGTTGGGGCTGCCGTTCTCCATGGCCCGCAAGTTGGGCAAGCTGCCCTACGACCGGATCAGCGAAGAATACGAACTGGAGTACGGCACCAACACGATTGAAATGCACACCGACGCGGTGAACCCGGGTCAACGTGCCTACATTGTTGATGACCTGCTGGCAACCGGCGGCACGGCCGCCGCGGCGGCACGCCTGGTCGAGCGTCTGAACGGTCAGGCGTGCGGCTTTGGCTTTATGGTCGAACTCTCCTTCCTGGGCGGTCGCGAAAAACTTGGCGACATGCCCGTTGACGCCCTCATTCGGTACTAA